The following are encoded together in the Pithys albifrons albifrons isolate INPA30051 chromosome 5, PitAlb_v1, whole genome shotgun sequence genome:
- the NDNF gene encoding protein NDNF: protein MLLLHCPLLLLLLLPLGSRPQKFPTRDEELFQMQIRDKAFFHDSSVLPDGAEISSYLFRDTPKRYFFVVEEDNTPLAVTVTPCDAPLEWKLSVQELPEEASGEGSGDPEPLEQQKQQITSEEGTELFSYKGNDVEYFVSSSSPSGLYQLDLLSTEKDTHFKVYATTTPESDQPYPELPYDPRIDVTSLGRTTVTLAWKPSPTASLLKQPIQYCIVINKEHNFKSLCAVEAKLSSDDAFMLAPKPGLDFSPFDFAHFGFHVDNNSGKERGFLKSSKFGRQTPSKPRVDLHKVCIGNKNIFTVSDLKPDTQYYFDMFAVNTNTNMSTAYVGTFARTKEEAKQKTVELKDGKVTDVFIKRKGAKFLRFAPVSSHQKVTFSIHSCLDAVQIQVRRDGKLLLSQSVEGVRQFQLRGKAKAKYLIRLKGSKKGASMLKILATTRPNKQLFPSLPEDTRIKAFDKLRTCSSVTVAWLGTQERNKFCIYKREVDDSYSEEQKRREQNQCLGPDARKKSEKVLCKYFHSQNIQKAVTTETIRGLQPGKSYLLDVYVIGHGGHSVKYQSKLVKTRRFC from the exons ATGCTCCTGCTGCACTgcccgctgctgctgctgctgctgctgccgctcgGCTCCAGGCCTCAGAAGTTCCCAACCAGGGATGAGGAGCTCTTCCAGATGCAGATCCGGGACAAGGCGTTCTTCCACGACTCATCCGTCCTCCCCGATGGAGCTGAAATCAGCAGCTACCTCTTCCGAGACACCCCGAAAAG GTATTTCTTTGTGGTTGAAGAGGACAACACTCCCttagcagtgacagtgacaccaTGTGATGCCCCTCTGGAGTGGAAACTGAGTGTGCAGGAGCTCCCAGAGGAAGCCAGTGGAGAAGGCTCAG GTGACCCAGAGCCTCTTGAGCAACAGAAACAGCAGATCACCAGTGAGGAAGGCACAGAGCTCTTCTCTTACAAGGGCAATGATGTGGAGTACTTTGTGTCCTCTAGTTCCCCATCTGGGCTGTACCAGCTCGACCTGCTGTCGACAGAGAAAGACACCCACTTCAAGGTGTATGCAACCACCACTCCAGAGTCCGACCAGCCTTATCCGGAGCTACCTTATGATCCCAGAATCGACGTCACTTCCCTGGGGCGCACAACAGTGACCCTGGCATGGaagcccagccccactgcctcCCTCCTGAAACAGCCCATCCAGTACTGCATAGTCATCAACAAAGAGCACAACTTCAAGAGCCTCTGTGCTGTCGAAGCCAAGCTCAGTTCTGATGACGCCTTCATGCTGGCTCCAAAGCCGGGTCTGGATTTCAGCCCATTTGACTTTGCCCATTTTGGCTTTCATGTGGACAACAACTCCGGCAAAGAACGGGGTTTCCTAAAATCATCGAAGTTTGGACGGCAAACACCCTCAAAGCCAAGAGTTGACCTGCATAAAGTTTGCATTGGGAACAAGAACATCTTCACTGTGTCTGACCTGAAGCCCGACACGCAGTACTACTTTGACATGTTTGCAGTGAACACCAACACCAACATGAGCACCGCGTATGTCGGCACCTTTGCCAGGACGAAGGAGGAGGCCAAGCAGAAAACAGTCGAGCTGAAGGACGGCAAAGTCACAGATGTGTTCATCAAGAGAAAGGGAGCCAAATTCTTACGGTTTGCCCCCGTTTCATCCCACCAAAAGGTCACCTTCTCCATTCACTCATGCCTGGATGCTGTTCAGATCCAAGTGAGAAGGGATGGAAAGCTTCTCTTGTCTCAAAGTGTGGAGGGTGTGCGGCAGTTCCAGCTGCGGGGAAAAGCCAAAGCCAAATATCTCATTAGGCTGAAAGGAAGCAAGAAAGGTGCTTCCATGCTGAAGATCCTGGCTACAACGAGGCCTAACAAGCAGttgttcccttccctcccagagGACACACGGATCAAAGCCTTCGACAAGCTCCGCACGTGCTCGTCCGTCACAGTGGCGTGGCTGGGCACGCAGGAGAGGAACAAGTTCTGCATCTACAAAAGGGAAGTGGATGACAGCTACAGCGAGGAGCAGAAGAGGAGAGAGCAGAACCAGTGCTTGGGCCCGGATGCGAGGAAGAAATCGGAAAAGGTTCTCTGTAAATACTTCCACAGCCAGAACATCCAGAAAGCAGTGACCACAGAGACAATCAGAGGCCTCCAGCCCGGCAAGTCCTACCTGCTGGACGTGTATGTGATAGGGCATGGTGGGCACTCTGTGAAATACCAGAGCAAACTGGTGAAAACAAGGAGGTTCTGTTAG